One Benincasa hispida cultivar B227 chromosome 5, ASM972705v1, whole genome shotgun sequence genomic window carries:
- the LOC120077294 gene encoding uncharacterized protein LOC120077294, which translates to MTLSVEVLRSHQTQIRRGKELETEQKATSENESSTPKVDVEPQMEDRSVAKEDELQPGEGQFRVPEETRSRKFRSSFSGQPGIRSFGGMSQHSLSRKKSKLVAKQSGRSVSGRASESVASTGRKPLCVNCGKPHTEVCYGNRNVCFQCGQAGHFRRDCPQLSRGTKNEQRQGTQTLNQPRTTGTRSEAGCS; encoded by the exons ATGACCCTATCAGTGGAGGTCCTGAGGTCTCATCAGACCCAGatccgaaggggaaaagagttagagactgAACAGAAGGCAACTTCTGAAAACGAGTCTAGTACACCAAAAGTAGATGTAGAACcccagatggaggatcga AGTGTAGCGAAGGAGGATGAACTTCAACCAGGAGAAGGACAGTTTAGAGTGCCTGAAGAAACAAGAAGTAGAAAATTTAGATCCTCGTTCTCTGGACAGCCGGGGATAAGGAGTTTTGGGGGAATGAGCCAACATAGTTTGAGTCGAAAGAAGTCCAAACTTGTAGCTAAACAAAGTGGTAGATCAGTATCAGGTCGTGCTAGCGAGTCGGTGGCTAGTACGGGGAGGAAACCGCTGTGTGTAAACTGTGGTAAACCTCATACAGAAGTATGCTACGGTAATAGGAATGTGTGTTTCCAGTGCGGACAAGCTGGGCATTTCAGAagagattgtcctcagctaAGTCGTGGAACAAAAAATGAACAAAGACAAGGAACACAGACACTAAACCAACCTAGAACGACTGGAACTAGAAGTGAGGCCGGTTGTAGCTAA